One genomic region from Patescibacteria group bacterium encodes:
- a CDS encoding bifunctional 5,10-methylenetetrahydrofolate dehydrogenase/5,10-methenyltetrahydrofolate cyclohydrolase, translated as MTKIIRGKDIAQALLDSAKAGINKLSVPPKLVIISYNANKASSQYISLKTEKAAEVGIECAKLDWSSQDLDSCKLAMQKLASDGSVDGIIVQLPVTGLDNFQDVLNLIPASKDVDGLSEASLISLKENKQVLIPATPKAILEIIEKENIELNNKNILIIGQGKLVGLPLGIILKNKRLNITTADASTNNLSDLTIDADIIITATGSPKLLTGNMVKDGVIVLDAGAAESDGRTIGDVEYESVEPKCSLISKVPGGIGPVTVACLLQNVVEASKNSQ; from the coding sequence ATGACCAAAATTATTAGGGGTAAAGACATAGCCCAAGCATTACTTGATTCAGCCAAAGCTGGAATTAACAAACTATCCGTGCCCCCTAAGCTTGTAATTATTAGCTATAATGCCAATAAAGCATCGAGCCAATACATAAGCCTCAAGACAGAAAAAGCAGCCGAAGTAGGGATAGAATGCGCTAAGCTGGATTGGTCCAGCCAAGACCTCGACAGCTGCAAACTGGCGATGCAGAAATTAGCTAGCGACGGATCTGTAGACGGGATTATAGTCCAGCTACCAGTTACAGGCCTTGATAATTTTCAAGATGTATTAAATTTAATCCCAGCTAGCAAGGATGTTGATGGACTCTCTGAAGCCTCGCTGATATCTTTAAAAGAAAACAAGCAGGTTCTTATTCCTGCTACGCCAAAAGCAATATTAGAGATTATCGAAAAAGAAAATATTGAATTGAATAATAAAAATATTCTAATTATAGGCCAAGGCAAGCTAGTTGGCTTACCATTAGGTATTATATTAAAAAATAAAAGACTCAATATCACTACTGCCGATGCCTCTACTAATAACCTAAGCGATTTAACAATCGATGCCGACATAATAATAACAGCCACTGGATCGCCCAAATTATTAACTGGAAATATGGTAAAAGATGGCGTAATAGTTTTGGATGCCGGTGCTGCCGAAAGCGATGGTAGAACCATTGGGGATGTTGAATACGAGAGTGTTGAGCCAAAATGCTCGCTAATATCAAAGGTTCCAGGTGGCATCGGCCCAGTTACCGTGGCTTGCTTGCTCCAAAATGTCGTTGAGGCATCAAAAAACTCACAATGA
- a CDS encoding DUF2268 domain-containing putative Zn-dependent protease (predicted Zn-dependent protease with a strongly conserved HExxH motif) — protein sequence MKSDLVQIEFYFPNNKNNPKNKAKLVDLILDVMRESGSIDRAGFFDEKMLRSHILGLIGDADIDDYKVPSKAQVQEIRDCIEEAALKYNSHLAIPIKNYVYVLPYLPTEVDVAMQGVMGFTPYSCVFYIFLSAELWTKKSLENTVAHELNHTIFNYYHYDILNDHTLLDKMVMEGLAENFRENFFDKSSAAWAIALTEDKAFKIFNDMDDKTLFSKDRDLIDGVLYGNSTYEHWAGYSIGYWLVKGLLHNNLDLTWDTIMKLSSREILETIKNKKRV from the coding sequence ATGAAATCAGATTTAGTACAAATTGAATTTTATTTTCCAAACAATAAGAACAATCCGAAAAACAAGGCAAAACTTGTAGATTTGATATTAGATGTAATGAGAGAGAGCGGCAGTATTGACCGGGCAGGGTTTTTTGACGAAAAAATGCTACGAAGCCATATCCTGGGCCTTATTGGCGATGCAGATATTGATGATTACAAGGTGCCTTCGAAGGCACAAGTGCAAGAGATCAGAGATTGTATCGAGGAGGCAGCCTTGAAATATAATAGCCATCTTGCGATACCTATAAAGAATTATGTTTATGTTTTGCCTTATTTGCCAACGGAGGTAGATGTGGCAATGCAGGGTGTTATGGGTTTTACCCCTTATAGCTGCGTCTTTTATATTTTTCTTTCTGCCGAATTATGGACAAAAAAGTCTTTGGAAAATACAGTAGCTCATGAACTTAACCATACTATTTTTAATTATTATCATTATGATATTTTAAACGACCATACCCTGCTTGATAAAATGGTTATGGAGGGGCTAGCAGAAAATTTCAGAGAGAATTTTTTTGACAAGTCTTCGGCTGCTTGGGCCATAGCCCTTACTGAAGATAAAGCTTTCAAAATATTTAATGATATGGACGATAAAACCCTCTTTTCAAAAGATCGTGATTTGATTGATGGAGTACTCTACGGTAATAGCACCTATGAGCATTGGGCTGGGTATTCGATAGGATATTGGCTTGTAAAAGGATTACTGCACAATAACTTGGATTTGACCTGGGACACAATTATGAAATTATCATCTCGAGAAATCCTGGAGACCATTAAGAATAAAAAAAGGGTATAG